In a genomic window of uncultured Sphaerochaeta sp.:
- a CDS encoding UvrD-helicase domain-containing protein produces the protein MTRFEELLAQQGTRLDADQKAAVYADENCIVSAGAGSGKTTVLSYRFLRLVLEGKAAANEILTLTFTRKAAREMHQRIHRLLLCAKDDPRIAAQLAKFDQAPISTLDSFCSSIVRSSSVSYGIAQDFAIDDEQNLANARQCAVRLLDDPNRSEGAKLISTLYSPEDLVDSVLVPLLTQHYYLPQQVADDAQQRILEAVRARYDQLMGPFQTLLLRYSSLTDSAKTVQGVKEDAAVLLDGLSSATTDEDVFTLLASPMGFRRKSAGKSEDLLYIKDTYDSYLGMRRLLCLALAVLTGKQQLADIIAFVKELVAAYQMEKRKSGILTFSDVSSLAVEILKENKALRRYFKQQFRYIMIDEFQDNNEQQKELLYLLAERLDREGEGVPKASDLEQDKLFFVGDEKQSIYRFRGSDVRVFKRLAGELKAIGGKSLELATNYRSEPALIEWFNTLFPSIMANDGEEYEASFSSLKTRAASEGIRSTANILIKPYEESDRDDEEEEAKDSDAEAYRVAVLIKEMLSGERFLIPSSGGPRKPKASDIALLLRSTSNQLSFERAFRHQSIPYTVQSARSLMLEALASDFYAMLQLALYPEDRHAYATVLRSPFCKLSDASLVLVLEESQLFSTPPGLGSEDLVRLQAVQAFYCTLLEAMASESLSQLVYRLWYESGYYLSLCAHPEYQAYREHYTFFHRLAQKQEAAGHRVSQFVDYLRQNLAQNEKLDDLEVINEVEEGVQIMSIHKSKGLEFPIVIVANASSKGRNQKEKLSTCADVVLPHYLNQRFHISATKTETARHAGILFDEGEEQRLQLAELKRLLYVALTRAETHLVVSGAFGKNNRALGEGKPADTLMLLMTRSLGLDISNPEHEEGVLSVQRIESISEGSLYQGSGESEQAFLQRLGSVRGWYETQLPAFDLRPNRYAVTALAAHEEQTLPPNLPLFPSDALLKNADLSAAFGTFVHALCEQMVLKHALDEVRTFMPAELSRALGEREQTVVAEDGLALASAFFHSEWYHREVEPYAVSAEVGFFSTLQHEGEEVVVEGSIDLLVDRGDHYLVIDFKTDRARDAEVHRFQVETYMMAVRRIYQRPAKGCIVYLRDVDAIDVWEGEHDDTDTL, from the coding sequence ATGACACGATTTGAGGAATTGCTCGCCCAGCAGGGTACCCGCTTGGATGCAGACCAGAAGGCAGCCGTGTATGCAGACGAGAACTGCATCGTCAGTGCCGGAGCAGGCTCGGGAAAGACCACAGTGCTCAGCTATCGGTTCCTGAGGCTGGTTCTGGAGGGGAAGGCGGCCGCCAATGAGATTCTCACCCTGACCTTCACGCGCAAGGCAGCACGGGAGATGCATCAACGCATCCATCGGCTTTTGCTCTGTGCCAAGGATGACCCGCGCATCGCCGCCCAGCTTGCCAAGTTCGACCAAGCCCCCATCTCCACACTGGACAGTTTCTGTTCCTCGATTGTCCGCAGCAGCTCGGTCTCCTACGGTATTGCCCAGGATTTTGCCATCGATGATGAGCAGAACCTTGCCAATGCGCGCCAGTGCGCTGTTCGGCTGCTGGATGACCCGAACCGTTCGGAGGGTGCAAAACTGATCAGCACCCTCTATTCCCCTGAGGATCTTGTCGACTCGGTTCTGGTCCCTCTGCTGACCCAGCACTACTATCTTCCCCAACAGGTGGCCGATGATGCCCAGCAGAGAATCCTTGAGGCGGTGAGAGCCCGCTATGACCAGCTGATGGGGCCATTCCAAACGCTGTTGCTTCGCTACAGCTCGCTCACCGACTCGGCAAAGACCGTGCAGGGGGTGAAAGAGGATGCGGCCGTGCTGCTGGATGGCCTTTCGTCTGCCACCACAGATGAGGACGTGTTCACCCTGCTTGCCTCTCCGATGGGCTTTCGCAGGAAGAGTGCGGGCAAGAGCGAGGACCTGCTCTATATCAAGGATACCTATGATTCGTATCTTGGGATGCGCCGCCTGCTCTGCCTTGCCTTGGCGGTGCTTACCGGAAAGCAGCAGCTTGCGGACATCATTGCGTTTGTGAAGGAGCTGGTGGCAGCCTACCAGATGGAGAAACGCAAGAGCGGTATTCTCACCTTCTCCGATGTTTCTTCCCTTGCTGTTGAGATCCTCAAGGAGAACAAGGCACTGCGCAGGTATTTCAAGCAGCAATTCCGCTATATCATGATCGATGAGTTCCAGGACAACAACGAACAGCAGAAGGAGTTGCTCTACTTGCTTGCCGAGCGGCTTGACCGGGAAGGGGAGGGTGTTCCCAAGGCAAGCGACCTTGAGCAGGACAAACTCTTTTTCGTCGGTGATGAGAAGCAGTCCATCTACCGGTTCCGAGGTTCCGATGTACGGGTGTTCAAGCGCTTGGCCGGGGAACTGAAGGCAATCGGGGGCAAGTCGCTTGAACTTGCCACCAACTACCGCAGCGAGCCTGCCCTGATCGAGTGGTTCAACACCCTCTTTCCTTCCATCATGGCCAACGATGGTGAGGAGTATGAGGCAAGTTTTTCCAGCCTGAAGACCAGAGCGGCCAGTGAAGGCATTCGAAGCACCGCCAACATTCTGATCAAACCCTATGAGGAGAGTGATCGCGATGACGAGGAGGAAGAGGCAAAGGACAGTGATGCGGAAGCCTATCGCGTTGCCGTTCTGATCAAGGAGATGCTGAGCGGGGAGCGCTTTCTCATTCCCTCTTCAGGGGGACCGAGAAAGCCCAAGGCGAGCGATATCGCCCTGCTTTTGCGTTCGACAAGCAACCAACTGAGCTTTGAACGGGCGTTCCGTCACCAGTCGATACCCTATACGGTGCAGTCTGCACGCTCGCTGATGCTTGAGGCCCTTGCCAGTGACTTCTACGCCATGCTTCAGCTCGCCCTGTACCCGGAGGATCGTCATGCGTATGCCACCGTGCTTCGCAGTCCCTTCTGCAAGCTCAGCGATGCAAGTCTTGTGCTGGTGCTCGAAGAGTCCCAGCTTTTCTCCACCCCACCGGGACTTGGAAGCGAGGATCTGGTGAGACTGCAGGCGGTGCAAGCTTTCTATTGCACGTTGCTTGAGGCAATGGCAAGCGAGAGCCTCAGCCAGCTGGTCTACCGTCTCTGGTATGAGAGTGGCTACTATCTGAGCCTGTGTGCCCACCCAGAATACCAGGCCTACCGTGAGCACTACACCTTCTTTCACCGGCTTGCCCAGAAACAGGAAGCGGCCGGGCACCGTGTCAGCCAGTTTGTAGACTACCTGCGGCAGAATCTGGCACAGAATGAGAAGCTTGATGACCTTGAGGTGATCAACGAGGTGGAGGAAGGGGTGCAGATCATGTCGATCCACAAGTCGAAGGGCTTGGAGTTTCCCATCGTCATCGTGGCGAATGCCTCCTCCAAGGGAAGAAACCAAAAAGAGAAATTGAGCACCTGTGCTGACGTGGTTCTGCCACACTATCTCAACCAGAGGTTTCACATCTCGGCAACCAAGACCGAGACGGCCAGACATGCAGGCATCCTCTTTGACGAGGGTGAGGAACAGCGTCTCCAGCTGGCCGAGCTCAAACGGCTTTTGTATGTTGCCCTTACCCGTGCGGAAACCCATCTGGTGGTAAGCGGTGCCTTCGGCAAGAACAACCGCGCCCTTGGGGAAGGAAAGCCGGCCGATACCCTGATGCTTCTGATGACACGCAGCCTGGGCTTGGACATCAGCAATCCTGAGCACGAGGAAGGAGTGCTCTCCGTCCAAAGGATCGAATCCATCAGTGAAGGCTCGCTGTATCAGGGGAGTGGTGAGTCGGAGCAAGCCTTTCTCCAGCGTCTGGGTTCGGTTCGAGGCTGGTATGAGACACAGTTGCCCGCCTTCGATCTCCGGCCCAACCGCTATGCAGTCACTGCATTGGCAGCCCATGAGGAGCAAACGCTTCCGCCCAATCTTCCCCTGTTTCCCAGTGATGCGCTGCTCAAGAATGCTGATCTGAGTGCCGCCTTCGGGACGTTTGTGCATGCGCTGTGTGAGCAGATGGTTCTCAAACATGCGCTGGACGAGGTACGCACGTTCATGCCGGCAGAACTCTCACGTGCGTTGGGGGAACGGGAGCAGACAGTTGTGGCCGAGGACGGCCTCGCCCTTGCCTCAGCCTTCTTCCACAGTGAATGGTACCACCGTGAGGTCGAGCCCTATGCAGTCTCCGCTGAGGTCGGATTTTTCAGCACCTTGCAGCATGAGGGTGAGGAAGTGGTGGTTGAGGGATCGATCGACCTGTTGGTTGATCGCGGGGATCACTACCTGGTCATCGACTTCAAGACCGACCGGGCAAGGGATGCCGAGGTGCATCGGTTCCAGGTGGAGACGTACATGATGGCAGTCAGAAGAATCTACCAAAGGCCGGCCAAAGGATGTATCGTATACCTCAGGGATGTTGATGCCATAGACGTATGGGAAGGAGAGCATGATGATACGGATACCCTTTGA
- the yiaK gene encoding 3-dehydro-L-gulonate 2-dehydrogenase, which translates to MIRIPFDQVQQMCRRVLESRNMSEEDAILSSSLIAQTSLEGVYSHGLNRFPWMIRKIDAGNMLVDKHAQKVGSFGVLERWDGMGGVGNLNAHTCMQRAISLAKEHTIGCVALKNTTHWMRPGTYGLMAAEAGCIGILWTNTMPLMPAWGATNATVGNNPLVLAIPNKDEPVLVDMAMSLFSYGKLETYAREERELPVPGGYDEQGNLTTDAKKIMEIRRPLPVGFWKGTSLALALDLIAAALSGGATTRRIGLEEGELEASQVFFAIDISAFPDRKQIEEEIAASLAQIKDSKREDPSVPIRFPGEKRLALRQENLELGIPVDERIWDEICSL; encoded by the coding sequence ATGATACGGATACCCTTTGATCAGGTGCAGCAGATGTGCAGGCGTGTGCTGGAAAGTCGAAACATGAGTGAAGAGGATGCCATTCTCAGCAGCAGCCTGATTGCACAGACCAGCTTGGAGGGAGTGTACTCCCATGGTTTGAACCGCTTCCCCTGGATGATCCGAAAGATTGATGCCGGGAATATGTTGGTGGACAAGCATGCCCAAAAGGTTGGTTCGTTCGGCGTGCTGGAGCGTTGGGATGGGATGGGTGGGGTGGGAAACCTGAACGCCCATACCTGCATGCAGCGCGCCATTTCCTTGGCCAAGGAGCACACCATCGGCTGTGTTGCCCTGAAAAACACCACCCACTGGATGCGCCCGGGCACCTACGGCCTGATGGCGGCAGAGGCGGGGTGCATCGGAATCCTGTGGACCAACACCATGCCTCTGATGCCGGCTTGGGGCGCTACCAATGCGACGGTGGGAAACAACCCACTGGTTCTTGCCATCCCGAACAAGGATGAGCCGGTGTTGGTGGATATGGCCATGTCGCTGTTCAGCTACGGGAAGCTTGAGACCTACGCCCGGGAAGAGCGGGAGCTTCCGGTTCCCGGAGGCTATGATGAGCAGGGTAATCTCACCACCGATGCCAAGAAGATCATGGAGATCAGGAGGCCCTTGCCGGTTGGGTTCTGGAAGGGCACCAGCCTGGCACTCGCCCTTGACCTCATCGCAGCAGCCCTCAGCGGAGGGGCGACCACACGGCGCATCGGACTGGAAGAAGGGGAACTGGAAGCCTCCCAGGTGTTCTTCGCCATCGACATCTCGGCTTTTCCCGACCGGAAACAGATAGAGGAAGAGATTGCCGCCAGCCTTGCCCAGATCAAGGACTCCAAGCGGGAAGATCCTTCGGTTCCCATTCGCTTCCCCGGTGAGAAACGGCTCGCCCTGCGTCAGGAGAATCTGGAATTGGGCATCCCGGTGGACGAGCGTATCTGGGACGAGATCTGTTCGCTCTAG
- a CDS encoding PD-(D/E)XK nuclease family protein — protein sequence MSVHTKRSYVHQAFEQGYVCVFPTEVAARSYLLDYALHSKKGAILKERAISFDTFRSYFLSRHETLRPSNELIRRLFIHQLLGEGASLTCLLNPAYPEANTRFATYLARLLPSLSAACDEQILSELDPELAHDLVLLYQRYAQFLATHQLFEPRYEAVHELPASEVGKQYCILFCDTISEATTLYEQLGRPSYLTLSPSPEPSEPATLTVHANHIQEIRSVIRSVHALLEQGVRAHSIIIGCASMDTLLGTLSEEARRYDVPLSVREGKSALSYPSGRFLSLLQEVYDQQFSLESLKSLLLDPSIPFGDRDTLHRFLARAVDKSIVKGSYELRDQYTEMLGQRDLVSWYKDFKRSITSLVTARGIEEFRRKLNHFQDTYFVAEQWHGSADEEVYSFCLDTMQQVKSAMESCGLDSYPNIFSLLLSYLETRTYVKQQHETGIPVYAWPQVAPLIGEHLFILGLDQESSVCQDAPLSFLPEYVDPALVQGVDTTLANLKTACLGPASVHLSCHTRSYEGEALPPAYFFEHDALQAGNVDLSLDPYQEELLLHAGKPTASVKVTRSQQQWFAQALSTSLALRSDDTARHPVQSALVGRLYKEEEDGRYLSLSPTKLDLFLRCPYAFQCRHLLGIEEKNYDVQVVDHRQIGTLLHEVYQRFFSEIVFFDPGKMEEYESRLLFHFDQCLVDHYSLNGPTPSLRSYLVATYREQILAILAEEARLFADTRSIGFEQALTLKEDGLELYGRIDRIISLGDEDEKRYAVIDYKKSTVKAKRVTEDLASYQLPLYRHLVERVMGGKTANASYYSIAEGKYYSLWEHEDDEKALFCDDALAERLERIKDAVAQGLLMATPSKKSCEGCAYRSLCRRRFATA from the coding sequence ATGAGTGTCCACACAAAGCGTTCGTATGTCCACCAAGCGTTCGAGCAAGGGTATGTCTGTGTGTTTCCTACGGAAGTCGCAGCGCGTTCGTACCTGCTTGACTACGCCCTGCACAGCAAGAAGGGAGCCATCCTCAAGGAACGGGCCATCTCCTTTGATACCTTCCGCTCCTATTTTCTCAGCCGTCATGAGACGCTGCGCCCGTCCAATGAGCTGATCAGAAGGCTGTTCATCCACCAGCTGCTGGGCGAGGGAGCGTCGCTCACCTGTCTGCTCAACCCTGCATATCCCGAGGCAAACACCCGGTTCGCAACCTACCTTGCCCGCCTGCTTCCGTCCCTCTCGGCAGCCTGTGATGAGCAGATCCTCAGTGAGCTCGATCCAGAGCTGGCACACGATCTGGTGTTGCTCTACCAGCGGTATGCCCAGTTTCTGGCCACACACCAACTCTTTGAGCCTCGCTACGAGGCGGTGCATGAATTGCCTGCCTCTGAAGTGGGGAAACAGTACTGCATCCTCTTTTGCGATACCATCAGCGAAGCCACAACACTCTACGAGCAGTTGGGAAGACCCTCGTATCTCACCCTCTCCCCAAGCCCGGAACCATCCGAACCAGCTACGCTTACCGTCCATGCAAATCACATCCAGGAGATCCGCTCGGTCATCCGTTCGGTCCATGCCCTGCTGGAACAGGGAGTGCGCGCCCACTCGATCATCATCGGTTGCGCCAGCATGGATACCCTCTTGGGTACTCTCTCAGAGGAGGCCCGCCGCTATGATGTCCCCCTCTCGGTTCGGGAGGGCAAATCAGCGCTTTCCTATCCCAGCGGGAGGTTCCTCTCGCTTCTGCAGGAGGTCTATGACCAGCAATTCAGCCTGGAAAGCCTCAAGTCCCTGTTGCTTGATCCGAGCATACCCTTTGGCGATCGGGATACGTTGCACCGCTTCCTCGCCCGTGCGGTGGACAAGTCCATCGTGAAGGGTTCGTATGAGCTGCGTGACCAGTACACCGAGATGCTGGGACAGCGGGATTTGGTGTCTTGGTACAAGGATTTCAAGCGCAGCATCACCTCCTTGGTCACTGCACGTGGCATTGAGGAGTTCAGGCGCAAGCTCAACCACTTCCAGGATACATACTTCGTGGCAGAACAGTGGCATGGGAGTGCTGACGAGGAAGTTTACTCCTTCTGTCTCGACACCATGCAGCAAGTGAAGTCTGCCATGGAGAGTTGCGGTCTTGATTCCTACCCCAACATCTTCTCGCTCTTGCTCTCCTACCTTGAGACCAGAACCTATGTGAAACAGCAGCATGAAACAGGCATCCCCGTCTATGCCTGGCCACAGGTTGCTCCCCTGATAGGCGAGCATCTCTTCATTCTCGGCCTGGACCAGGAGTCCTCGGTTTGCCAGGATGCACCGCTCTCCTTCCTTCCCGAGTATGTGGATCCGGCTCTGGTACAGGGTGTCGACACGACGCTTGCCAATCTCAAGACAGCCTGTCTGGGACCTGCGTCGGTGCACCTCTCCTGCCATACGAGAAGCTATGAGGGGGAGGCCCTTCCTCCTGCCTACTTCTTTGAGCATGATGCCTTGCAAGCGGGAAATGTGGACCTCTCGCTGGATCCCTATCAGGAGGAGCTGTTGCTGCATGCCGGCAAGCCGACTGCTTCGGTGAAGGTGACCAGAAGCCAGCAACAGTGGTTTGCACAGGCCCTTTCGACCTCACTTGCGCTGCGCAGTGACGATACTGCACGCCATCCTGTGCAATCGGCGTTGGTCGGCAGACTCTACAAGGAAGAGGAGGATGGGAGGTATCTCTCCCTCTCTCCCACCAAGCTTGATCTCTTCCTCCGCTGTCCCTATGCCTTCCAGTGTCGGCACCTCTTGGGCATTGAGGAGAAGAACTACGACGTGCAGGTGGTTGACCACCGGCAGATCGGCACGCTGTTGCATGAAGTCTACCAGCGTTTCTTTTCCGAGATTGTTTTTTTCGATCCTGGGAAGATGGAGGAGTACGAGAGTCGGTTGCTCTTCCACTTCGACCAATGCTTGGTGGACCATTACTCCCTCAATGGGCCCACCCCCTCACTACGCAGTTATCTGGTTGCGACCTACCGGGAGCAGATTCTGGCAATTCTTGCAGAGGAAGCGCGTCTCTTTGCCGATACCCGCTCAATAGGTTTTGAGCAGGCACTCACACTCAAGGAGGATGGGCTCGAGTTGTACGGCCGGATTGACAGGATCATCAGCCTCGGAGACGAGGATGAGAAACGATATGCCGTCATCGATTACAAGAAGTCCACGGTAAAGGCAAAACGGGTGACCGAGGATCTTGCTTCCTATCAGTTGCCGCTCTACCGCCATCTGGTCGAGCGGGTGATGGGAGGGAAGACCGCCAATGCTTCGTATTACAGCATTGCAGAAGGCAAGTACTACAGCCTTTGGGAGCATGAGGACGATGAGAAAGCCCTCTTCTGTGACGATGCTCTGGCCGAACGGCTTGAGAGGATCAAGGATGCGGTTGCTCAGGGGCTTCTCATGGCAACTCCTTCCAAGAAGAGCTGTGAAGGGTGTGCGTATCGCTCGCTCTGCAGAAGGAGATTTGCAACAGCATGA
- a CDS encoding RbsD/FucU domain-containing protein, whose translation MLKMLSPILGPDLLKILMEMGHGDELVIADGNFPAASMNERVVRLDGNGAEAVLRAVLSVYPLDSYAPNAFLMEKVKGDAVETPIWASFEQIAKEGDPNFKGFGNLERYAFYERSKKAYAIIATSESALYANVILKKGVVV comes from the coding sequence ATGTTGAAAATGCTTTCCCCAATCCTGGGGCCGGATTTGCTGAAAATTCTCATGGAAATGGGCCATGGTGATGAACTGGTCATAGCTGATGGGAATTTTCCCGCTGCAAGCATGAATGAGCGGGTGGTTCGCCTCGATGGCAATGGGGCGGAAGCGGTGTTGCGGGCTGTGCTTTCCGTCTATCCCCTGGACAGCTATGCCCCCAATGCCTTTTTGATGGAGAAAGTCAAAGGGGATGCGGTGGAAACCCCGATCTGGGCCTCCTTTGAGCAGATTGCCAAGGAAGGCGATCCAAACTTCAAGGGCTTCGGCAATCTTGAGCGGTATGCTTTCTACGAGCGCAGCAAGAAAGCATACGCCATCATTGCAACCAGCGAATCTGCACTCTATGCCAATGTCATCCTGAAAAAAGGGGTGGTAGTCTAG
- a CDS encoding L-fucose isomerase, translating to MANKSEMKCIGPERRYASSLPKIGIRPVIDGRQRGVRESLEDQTMNMAKAAAKLISDHVFHTTGEPVECIIADTTIGGVRQSADCAEKFAREGVAVTLTVTPCWCYGTETFDMDPLTVKAVWGFNGTERPGAVYLAAVLAAHTQKGLPAFGIYGRDVQDNSDTSIPDDVADKILRFARTALAVATMRGKSYLSIGGMSMGIAGSLVDQDLLQDYLGMRTEVVDMCEIERRIAEDILDPAEYKKAIAWVRENCIQAEDTANAPENRRSDEQLAKDWEYCTKMTMICRDMMVGNKQLESLGFREEALGHNALFAGFQGQRQWTDHWPNGDFMETMLTTSFDWNGIREPYVMATENDHLNGISMLFCKLLTNRAAIFSDVRTYWSPESVERVTGWKPTGLAKEGFIHLINSGATTLDAAGQMKNKAGESEMKRYWEITAEDVQKTLENTRFSVANCGYFRGGGFSSTFLSEGGMPLTMVRVNLVKGVGPVLQLAEGWTCDVPDEVFDTINKRTDQTWPTTWFVPRTNGKEGPFKDVYSVMANWGANHGALSYGHFGADLITLCSMLRIPVCMHNVDEKDIFRPSAWSMLGMDKEGADFRACSTFGPLYGRY from the coding sequence ATGGCAAATAAATCTGAAATGAAATGCATAGGGCCTGAGAGACGCTATGCATCCTCGCTTCCGAAGATCGGCATAAGGCCGGTTATTGATGGAAGACAAAGAGGGGTGCGCGAGTCGCTGGAAGACCAGACCATGAACATGGCCAAGGCTGCAGCAAAGCTGATCAGCGATCATGTATTCCATACTACCGGAGAACCGGTTGAGTGCATCATCGCCGACACCACCATTGGTGGAGTCAGGCAGAGTGCCGATTGTGCTGAGAAATTTGCCAGGGAAGGGGTGGCTGTCACCCTTACGGTAACCCCCTGCTGGTGCTACGGGACCGAGACCTTCGATATGGATCCCCTTACCGTAAAGGCTGTATGGGGTTTCAATGGAACCGAACGACCGGGTGCTGTGTATCTGGCGGCAGTCCTGGCAGCCCACACCCAGAAGGGCCTTCCTGCCTTCGGCATCTACGGGCGCGATGTGCAGGACAACAGTGACACCTCCATTCCCGACGATGTGGCCGATAAGATCCTCCGCTTTGCCCGTACAGCCCTGGCTGTGGCAACCATGCGAGGCAAGAGTTACCTTTCCATCGGCGGCATGTCGATGGGTATCGCGGGCTCCTTGGTCGACCAGGACCTGCTGCAGGACTACCTGGGAATGAGAACCGAGGTGGTGGACATGTGCGAGATCGAACGCCGCATCGCAGAGGATATTCTCGATCCCGCCGAGTACAAGAAGGCCATCGCATGGGTGCGTGAGAACTGCATCCAGGCAGAAGATACCGCAAATGCTCCGGAGAACAGAAGAAGCGATGAGCAGCTCGCCAAGGATTGGGAGTACTGCACAAAAATGACGATGATCTGCCGCGACATGATGGTCGGCAACAAGCAGCTCGAATCCCTTGGCTTCCGCGAGGAAGCGTTGGGACACAACGCCCTCTTCGCAGGCTTCCAGGGACAGAGGCAGTGGACCGACCATTGGCCGAACGGCGACTTCATGGAGACCATGCTCACCACCAGTTTCGACTGGAACGGCATCCGTGAGCCCTATGTCATGGCTACCGAGAACGACCACCTCAATGGCATCAGCATGCTCTTCTGCAAACTGCTGACCAACCGTGCGGCCATCTTCAGTGATGTACGCACCTACTGGAGCCCTGAGTCGGTCGAGCGGGTTACCGGCTGGAAGCCCACCGGTCTTGCCAAGGAAGGCTTCATCCACCTGATCAACAGCGGAGCAACCACCCTCGATGCTGCTGGGCAGATGAAGAACAAGGCAGGCGAAAGCGAGATGAAACGCTACTGGGAGATCACTGCAGAGGACGTGCAGAAGACGCTCGAGAACACCCGCTTCAGTGTCGCCAACTGCGGCTACTTCCGCGGCGGCGGCTTCTCCTCCACCTTCCTCAGCGAAGGCGGCATGCCGCTGACCATGGTTCGCGTCAACCTGGTCAAGGGCGTAGGCCCGGTACTCCAGCTTGCTGAAGGATGGACCTGCGATGTTCCTGATGAGGTCTTCGACACCATCAACAAGCGGACAGACCAGACTTGGCCGACCACGTGGTTCGTGCCCCGCACCAACGGCAAGGAAGGCCCCTTCAAGGACGTCTACTCCGTCATGGCAAACTGGGGAGCCAACCACGGTGCGCTCAGCTATGGACACTTCGGTGCCGACCTGATCACGCTCTGCTCGATGCTGCGCATCCCGGTATGCATGCACAACGTCGACGAGAAGGACATTTTCCGCCCAAGCGCTTGGTCGATGCTCGGCATGGACAAGGAAGGAGCGGATTTCAGGGCTTGCTCAACGTTCGGACCGCTGTACGGTCGCTACTAG
- a CDS encoding helix-turn-helix domain-containing protein, whose product MSSYILHSAMFFRENRLPLKVLHRDPEIPFSLHSHEFYELVVVASGKGTHLLQAESRPLQEGMVFFIKPGTVHGYADIEGLVLYDVLIGEKAFSGHLPDLREVSGFREVFLQEDSNLPLVRLSGHQLSEILSLVGAIKKESEGQDYGNGAAALAYAKLLQLMILICRFYTSRKGTVYQEDPRLQDIIAYMEKHLDRSISLEELVGVSNMSASTLNRQFKLSTGWSPVDFHIHRRIAYASTLLLTTNLSIERISEKTGFSDANYFARQFRSHMQMSPRQYKTLWTTPTAD is encoded by the coding sequence ATGTCTAGCTACATACTGCATTCTGCGATGTTTTTCCGGGAAAACCGCTTGCCTCTGAAGGTTCTTCATCGGGATCCCGAGATTCCTTTTTCCTTGCATAGCCACGAGTTCTACGAACTGGTGGTGGTTGCTTCGGGAAAAGGGACACATCTCTTGCAAGCAGAGAGCCGCCCCTTGCAGGAAGGAATGGTCTTCTTTATCAAGCCGGGCACAGTACATGGGTATGCCGACATCGAAGGGTTGGTCCTCTATGACGTCCTCATCGGGGAGAAGGCCTTCTCAGGCCATCTGCCCGACTTGCGGGAAGTGAGCGGGTTTCGGGAAGTCTTTCTCCAGGAAGATAGCAATCTCCCCCTGGTCCGTCTCAGCGGACACCAACTCTCAGAAATCCTCTCACTGGTCGGTGCAATAAAAAAAGAGTCTGAAGGTCAGGACTATGGAAACGGGGCCGCTGCATTGGCGTATGCAAAGCTCTTGCAGCTGATGATTCTCATCTGCCGCTTCTACACCTCGCGCAAGGGAACCGTCTACCAGGAAGACCCAAGGCTGCAGGACATCATTGCATATATGGAGAAACACCTCGACCGAAGCATCTCCCTCGAGGAGCTTGTCGGTGTCTCAAACATGAGCGCAAGCACCCTCAATCGCCAGTTCAAGCTCTCCACAGGCTGGTCCCCGGTGGACTTTCACATCCACCGCAGGATTGCCTATGCCTCGACACTGTTGCTCACCACGAACCTGAGCATTGAGCGTATCAGTGAGAAAACCGGATTTTCCGATGCCAACTACTTCGCAAGGCAGTTCAGAAGCCACATGCAGATGAGTCCTCGCCAGTACAAGACGCTCTGGACAACCCCCACTGCCGACTAG